One Cucurbita pepo subsp. pepo cultivar mu-cu-16 chromosome LG20, ASM280686v2, whole genome shotgun sequence genomic window carries:
- the LOC111783721 gene encoding Down syndrome critical region protein 3 homolog isoform X2 encodes MAVEIRLSRTNRIYRPSEHLQGQIIVNSRSSISHYGISLLLNGSVNLQVRGGSAGVIESVYGVIKPLSIVNRSIEVRPSGKLPSGTTEIPFSVILRQPSENLGKFYETFHGTDINIQYLVTVGISRGYLHKSLSATIEFIVESDTADFLERPLSSEMVIFYITQDTQRHPLLPELKSGGFRVTGKMATLCSLSDPITGELTVEASAVPISSIDIHLCRVESVILGERIITETSVIQTTQIADGDVCRNITLPIYAILPRLLTCPTVFAGAIKVTSQD; translated from the exons ATGGCAGTAGAGATCAGGCTCTCTCGAACTAATCGTATCTACAGGCCTTCT GAACATCTTCAAGGCCAAATCATCGTCAATTCTCGTTCCTCGATTTCCCACTATGGGATTAGCCTCCTTCTCAATGGATCCGTCAATTTGCAG gttCGTGGAGGATCTGCGGGAGTTATTGAGTCGGTTTACGGTGTCATCAAGCCTCTTTCGATAGT GAATCGGAGCATTGAGGTAAGACCATCTGGAAAGCTTCCTTCAGGTACAACCGAG ATTCCATTTTCCGTGATTCTGAGACAGCCAAGTGAAAACTTGGGAAAATTCTACGAGACTTTCCATGGAACTGACATAAACATTCAG TATTTAGTAACTGTAGGTATAAGTAGAGGCTACCTACACAAGTCATTATCTGCCACGATCGAGTTTATAGTTGAAAGTGATACAG CTGATTTTCTCGAGCGGCCGTTGTCCTCTGAGATGGTTATCTTTTACATCACTCAGGATACGCAAAGGCATCCACTACTTCCTGAATTAAAATCAG GTGGTTTTCGAGTGACTGGGAAAATGGCAACTCTGTGCTCTCTTTCAGATCCCATCACTGGTGAATTAACTGTTGAAGCATCTGCAGTTCCCATTAGTTCAATTGACATTCACTTGTGTCGTGTGGAATCTGTTATTCTTGGGGAGAGAATCATAACTGAAACCTCAGTGATCCAAACTACCCAG ATAGCAGATGGAGATGTCTGTCGCAACATTACTCTGCCCATTTATGCTATACTACCCCGTCTTTTAACTTGCCCAACAGTCTTTGCGGG AGCTATCAAAGTTACATCCCAAGACTGA
- the LOC111783278 gene encoding protection of telomeres protein 1b-like isoform X2: MGSGDDYKFMEIRDAIVAINMKVNLIGVIIEFGFPRRTKGTDCYCAVKIVDQSHQTPGITANIFAESLEKLPHVASAGDIIQLSHVLMKIHQGEIYAVFNKKFSSFALYEGKDGSGFLPYDVSPKFRPRDHDKMFILSLRDWLVGFELDEGSTSFSFVRDIKESEHVNLICKIVYMCEDANNGTLAFVWDGTDAHPISIDTKLTDEISNAQQLGPWVLPRDVLCTLPPVGSILRLIFDKGIEKQSLSMLNTGKWMKFMNVLCEMQVGTFQIVVTTFSKLRYTSNEDNTIQLRQRSYEERLASILGRVPFWSFPSPLPTTEVDHNDEPFTTLMDVLTYSKVTAKFKCVVRVIAMYPFQAEDFRSPEGTYRVRLSLEDPTARIHAFLYAEDGDKFFGEDPSIDVLTRKRNKLLGVSASEKNEASTRNPPWVQCCLKSYYLDKQDAWGSRQYRIFGTRLVASD; the protein is encoded by the exons ATGGGGAGCGGAGACGACTATAAATTCATGGAGATTAGAGATGCCATTGTCGCCATAAACATGAAGGTTAACCTTATTGGTGTTATCATCGAGTTCGGTTTCCCCAGGCGAACTAAAGGCACTG ATTGCTATTGTGCTGTAAAAATTGTTGATCAATCTCATCAAACACCTGGAATTACTGCAAATATTTTTGCTGAAAGTTTGGAAAAGCTTCCCCACGTTGCTTCAGCTGGAGATATCATTCAACTGTCTCATGTTTTG ATGAAAATTCATCAGGGGGAAATATATGCTGTCTTCAATAAGAAGTTTTCTTCATTTGCTTTGTATGAAGGAAAAGATGGATCAGGCTTTCTACCGTATGACGTTTCACCAAAATTTCGACCCAGAGATCACGATAAAATGTTCATTTTGAGTCTGAGGGATTGGCTGGTTGGTTTTGAACTTGATGAAG GATCAACCAGCTTTTCATTTGTGAGAGATATCAAGGAAAGCGAGCATGTTAATTTGATCTGCAAG ATTGTCTACATGTGTGAGGATGCTAATAATGGGACTCTGGCTTTTGTTTGGGATGGAACTGATGCTCATCCAATTAGCATTGACACAAA GTTAACAGATGAAATTAGTAATGCACAACAATTGGGACCATGGGTTTTGCCAAGAGACGTCTTATGTACGTTACCTCCGGTTGGCTCTATCCTGAGGTTGATCTTTGACAAAGGGATTGAGAAGCAGAGTTTATCCATGCTCAACACTGGTAAATGGATGAAATTTATGAATGTCTTATGTGAAATGCAAGTTGGAACCTTCCAAATTGTGGTGacaacattttcaaagcttCGTTATACATCAAATGAAGATAATACCATACAATTGCGCCAAAG ATCATATGAGGAGCGTTTAGCATCAATTTTGGGCAGAGTTCCTTTCTGGAGCTTTCCTTCGCCTTTACCCACTACAG AGGTTGATCACAATGATGAACCGTTTACCACACTGATGGATGTTTTGACATATTCAAAG GTAACTGCAAAATTCAAATGTGTTGTACGAGTTATAGCAATGTATCCATTCCAGGCCGAGGACTTCCGCTCTCCTGAAGGGACTTACAGGGTTAGGCTGAGCCTAGAAGATCCAACTGCAAGAATCCATGCCTTCTTATATGCGGAGGATGGA GACAAATTCTTTGGTGAAGATCCATCAATTGATGTTTTAACAAGGAAGCGAAACAAGTTACTTGGGGTTTCAGCAAGTGAGAAAAATGAAGCGAGTACAAGAAATCCTCCATGGGTGCAGTGCTGCCTAAAATCTTATTACCTTGATAAACAAGATGCGTGGGGAAGTAGACAGTACAGAATATTTGGCACTCGGCTAGTAGCATCAGATTAA
- the LOC111783278 gene encoding protection of telomeres protein 1a-like isoform X3, whose translation MGSGDDYKFMEIRDAIVAINMKVNLIGVIIEFGFPRRTKGTDCYCAVKIVDQSHQTPGITANIFAESLEKLPHVASAGDIIQLSHVLNFVGSTSFSFVRDIKESEHVNLICKIVYMCEDANNGTLAFVWDGTDAHPISIDTKLTDEISNAQQLGPWVLPRDVLCTLPPVGSILRLIFDKGIEKQSLSMLNTGKWMKFMNVLCEMQVGTFQIVVTTFSKLRYTSNEDNTIQLRQRSYEERLASILGRVPFWSFPSPLPTTEVDHNDEPFTTLMDVLTYSKVTAKFKCVVRVIAMYPFQAEDFRSPEGTYRVRLSLEDPTARIHAFLYAEDGDKFFGEDPSIDVLTRKRNKLLGVSASEKNEASTRNPPWVQCCLKSYYLDKQDAWGSRQYRIFGTRLVASD comes from the exons ATGGGGAGCGGAGACGACTATAAATTCATGGAGATTAGAGATGCCATTGTCGCCATAAACATGAAGGTTAACCTTATTGGTGTTATCATCGAGTTCGGTTTCCCCAGGCGAACTAAAGGCACTG ATTGCTATTGTGCTGTAAAAATTGTTGATCAATCTCATCAAACACCTGGAATTACTGCAAATATTTTTGCTGAAAGTTTGGAAAAGCTTCCCCACGTTGCTTCAGCTGGAGATATCATTCAACTGTCTCATGTTTTG AATTTTGTAGGATCAACCAGCTTTTCATTTGTGAGAGATATCAAGGAAAGCGAGCATGTTAATTTGATCTGCAAG ATTGTCTACATGTGTGAGGATGCTAATAATGGGACTCTGGCTTTTGTTTGGGATGGAACTGATGCTCATCCAATTAGCATTGACACAAA GTTAACAGATGAAATTAGTAATGCACAACAATTGGGACCATGGGTTTTGCCAAGAGACGTCTTATGTACGTTACCTCCGGTTGGCTCTATCCTGAGGTTGATCTTTGACAAAGGGATTGAGAAGCAGAGTTTATCCATGCTCAACACTGGTAAATGGATGAAATTTATGAATGTCTTATGTGAAATGCAAGTTGGAACCTTCCAAATTGTGGTGacaacattttcaaagcttCGTTATACATCAAATGAAGATAATACCATACAATTGCGCCAAAG ATCATATGAGGAGCGTTTAGCATCAATTTTGGGCAGAGTTCCTTTCTGGAGCTTTCCTTCGCCTTTACCCACTACAG AGGTTGATCACAATGATGAACCGTTTACCACACTGATGGATGTTTTGACATATTCAAAG GTAACTGCAAAATTCAAATGTGTTGTACGAGTTATAGCAATGTATCCATTCCAGGCCGAGGACTTCCGCTCTCCTGAAGGGACTTACAGGGTTAGGCTGAGCCTAGAAGATCCAACTGCAAGAATCCATGCCTTCTTATATGCGGAGGATGGA GACAAATTCTTTGGTGAAGATCCATCAATTGATGTTTTAACAAGGAAGCGAAACAAGTTACTTGGGGTTTCAGCAAGTGAGAAAAATGAAGCGAGTACAAGAAATCCTCCATGGGTGCAGTGCTGCCTAAAATCTTATTACCTTGATAAACAAGATGCGTGGGGAAGTAGACAGTACAGAATATTTGGCACTCGGCTAGTAGCATCAGATTAA
- the LOC111783493 gene encoding protein C2-DOMAIN ABA-RELATED 4-like has product MAGSPKSPECGGEGAQPSSSLMDSLLGLLRVRVIRGVNLAVRDVRSSDPYIVVKMSKQKLKTRVIKKDINPEWNEDLTLSVIEPNATVKLTVYDHDTFSMDDKMGVAEFEIGPFIEALQMNLAEVPSGTVVSRVQPSRQNCLAEESTIVWEDGKVVQNICLRLRNVERGEVEIQLLWIDLPGSKAALTTCSKTWMELSGYTTVEPGKEKERLQKIPAKTKKAWGPTWRVPGVANYVNRFKSTLLLQRCLYKK; this is encoded by the exons ATGGCAGGTTCACCAAAAAGTCCAGAGTGCGGCGGAGAGGGAGCCCAACCTTCATCTTCGTTAATGGATAGCTTATTGGGTCTTCTTCGGGTTCGGGTCATTCGCGGCGTCAACCTCGCCGTACGCGACGTCCGCAGCAGCGATCCTTACATTGTCGTTAAAATGTCCAAACAG AAGTTGAAGACCCGCGTGATCAAAAAGGACATCAATCCCGAATGGAACGAGGACCTCACTCTATCTGTTATTGAACCGAACGCTACAGTCAAGCTG ACGGTGTACGACCATGACACGTTCAGCATGGACGACAAGATGGGAGTCGCAGAGTTCGAGATCGGACCATTCATCGAAGCATTGCAAATGAACTTAGCAGAGGTACCAAGTGGAACGGTGGTGTCAAGAGTGCAGCCAAGCAGGCAAAATTGCCTAGCTGAAGAGAGCACCATTGTGTGGGAGGATGGCAAGGTTGTTCAAAACATTTGCCTACGCTTGCGCAACGTCGAGCGCGGCGAAGTCGAGATCCAGCTGCTATGGATCGATCTACCCGGTTCTAAAG CTGCATTGACCACATGCTCCAAGACATGGATGGAACTGAGCGGTTACACGACGGTTGAACCTGGTAAAGAAAAGGAGCGTCTTCAGAAGATACCggcaaaaacaaagaaggcTTGGGGTCCCACGTGGCGTGTACCCGGCGTCGCTAACTATGTGAATCGCTTCAAGTCTACACTTCTTCTCCAACGCTGTTTATATAAGAAAtga
- the LOC111783426 gene encoding putative nuclease HARBI1, translating into MESSDDEKDGSYGKYVPREPSHNLVTNGAKFVDEVLNGQNERCLENFRMDKHIFYKLCDILQAKGLLRHTNRIKIEEQLAIFMFIIGHNLRTRAVQELFRYSGETISRHFNNVLNAIMAISLDFFQPPGSNVPPEILDDPRFYPYFKDCVGAIDGIHIPVMVGVDEQGPFRNKNGLLSQNVLAACSFDLKFHYVLAGWEGSATDLQVLNSALTRRNKLHVPEGKYYLVDQKYMNMPGFIAPYHDIPYQSREYTGGYHPQDAKELFNLRHSLLRNATDRTFGAVKVRFPILLSAPPYPLQTQVKLVVATCAIHNYIRRENPDDWLFKLYEQDHVSHMEDSLPQLEAEQLTAHIETPTVDIAFETEELEITSQLRDAIATELWSDYINDISPM; encoded by the exons ATGGAGAGTTCTGATGATGAAAAGGATGGAAGTTATGGGAAATATGTTCCAAGAGAACCGAGTCATAATCTAGTAACTAATGGTGCAAAATTTGTAGATGAAGTACTCAATGGACAAAACGAACGTTGTTTAGAAAATTTCCGCATGGACAAGCACATATTTTATAAGTTGTGTGATATTTTGCAAGCCAAAGGCTTACTTCGTCATACGAACCGTATTAAGATCGAAGAGCAACTAGCCATATTCATGTTTATTATTGGTCACAATCTTAGGACACGAGCAGTTCAAGAGCTGTTCAGATATTCAGGAGAAACAATAAGTCGCCATTTTAACAACGTACTGAATGCGATCATGGCGATATCGTTGGACTTCTTCCAACCTCCAGGATCCAATGTTCCACCGGAAATCTTAGATGATCCAAGATTCTATCCCTACTTTAAG GACTGTGTGGGGGCGATTGACGGTATACACATCCCTGTCATGGTTGGCGTTGACGAGCAAGGACCCTTTCGGAATAAGAACGGACTACTTTCTCAAAATGTTTTGGCAGCATGCTCATTTGACCTGAAGTTCCATTATGTTCTAGCAGGCTGGGAAGGATCGGCTACCGATTTGCAGGTTCTGAATTCAGCACTTACGAGGCGAAACAAACTACACGTCCCAGAAG GTAAATACTACCTTGTGGATCAAAAATATATGAACATGCCTGGTTTTATTGCCCCTTATCATGATATCCCCTATCAGTCAAGGGAATATACAGGTGGTTATCATCCCCAAGATGCCAAAGAGCTATTTAATCTACGGCATTCGTTGCTGCGCAATGCGACCGATAGAACTTTTGGAGCTGTAAAGGTGCGCTTCCCCATACTATTGTCAGCTCCTCCTTACCCGTTACAGACACAAGTTAAGTTGGTCGTTGCGACATGTGCAATTCACAATTACATTCGGAGGGAGAATCCCGACGATTGGCTCTTTAAACTGTATGAACAAGACCATGTTTCACATATGGAGGACTCATTGCCTCAATTAGAAGCAGAACAGCTGACAGCACACATTGAGACTCCAACTGTGGACATTGCTTTTGAGACAGAAGAACTAGAGATTACATCACAGTTGAGGGATGCTATTGCAACTGAACTGTGGAGTGACTATATTAACGATATATCGCCCATGTAA
- the LOC111782617 gene encoding probable auxin efflux carrier component 1c encodes MISLLDFYHVMTAVVPLYVAMILAYGSVKWWKIFTPDQCSGINRFVALFAVPLLSFHFISTNNPYAMNLRFIAADTLQKLIVLAVLAVWSNISKRGCLEWTITLFSLSTLPNTLVMGIPLLKGMYGDFSGSLMVQIVVLQCIIWYTLMLFMFEYRGARMLISEQFPDTAGSIVSIHVDSDIMSLDGRQVLETEAEIKEDGKLHVTVRKSNASRSDIFSRRSVGLSSTTPRPSNLTNAEIYSLQSSRNPTPRGSSFNHTDFYSMMAAGGRNSNFGSSDVYGLSASRGPTPRPSNYEEEGGGGGGGGNNGGKPRFHYNATTGGTVNANANANANANHYPAPNPGMFSPTGSKNAQPNAKKPANGAVAQPKTEDGSRDLHMFVWSSSASPVSDVFGNHEFGAHNDQKDVRLAVSPGKVEGRRENQEEYAEREDFSFGNREIMNSNNNNGGAEKVGDVKPKTMPPTSVMTRLILIMVWRKLIRNPNTYSSLIGLTWSLVSFRWNVEMPAIVAKSISILSDAGLGMAMFSLGLFMALQPRIIACGNSIAAFSMAVRFLTGPAVMAVASIAVGLRGVLLRVAIVQAALPQGIVPFVFAKEYNVHPDILSTGVIFGMLIALPITLVYYILLGI; translated from the exons atgatTAGCCTTTTAGATTTTTATCATGTAATGACCGCAGTGGTTCCTCTCTATGTGGCCATGATTTTGGCTTATGGGTCTGTGAAATGGTGGAAGATCTTCACGCCTGATCAGTGCTCTGGAATCAATCGTTTTGTTGCTCTGTTTGCAGTGCCTCTActgtcttttcatttcatctccACGAACAATCCCTATGCCATGAACTTGCGGTTTATTGCTGCTGATACTCTCCAAAAACTCATTGTTCTTGCTGTTCTTGCGGTTTGGAGCAATATAAGCAAAAGGGGTTGTTTAGAATGGACGATTACTCTGTTTTCTCTGTCGACTCTGCCCAATACTTTGGTTATGGGGATTCCTCTGCTTAAAGGGATGTATGGAGATTTCTCAGGGAGCTTGATGGTTCAGATTGTTGTACTTCAGTGCATTATTTGGTACACATTGATGCTGTTCATGTTTGAGTATCGAGGAGCTAGAATGCTGATTTCTGAGCAGTTTCCAGACACTGCTGGCTCTATAGTATCAATCCATGTTGATTCCGACATTATGTCGTTGGATGGAAGGCAAGTTTTGGAAACGGAAGCTGAGATTAAAGAAGATGGGAAGCTCCATGTGACTGTGAGGAAATCAAATGCCTCAAGATCAGATATCTTCTCGAGAAGATCTGTGGGATTGTCTTCTACAACTCCGAGGCCTTCAAATTTGACCAATGCAGAGATTTACTCTCTGCAATCTTCTCGGAATCCAACTCCCAGAGGCTCAAGTTTTAACCATACTGATTTTTACTCTATGATGGCTGCCGGTGGAAGAAACTCTAACTTTGGCTCTTCTGATGTTTATGGCCTTTCGGCATCGAGAGGGCCGACACCTAGGCCGTCCAATTACGAGGAGgaaggcggcggcggcggcggcggtggcaaCAACGGCGGAAAGCCGAGGTTTCATTACAATGCCACAACAGGGGGCACTGTTAATGCTAATGCTAATGCTAATGCTAATGCAAATCATTACCCTGCTCCAAACCCAGGAATGTTTTCACCAACAGGATCCAAAAACGCACAACCCAATGCTAAGAAGCCTGCCAATGGGGCTGTAGCGCAGCCGAAAACCGAGGATGGAAGCAGAGATTTGCATATGTTTGTGTGGAGTTCGAGTGCTTCCCCTGTTTCTGATGTGTTTGGAAACCATGAATTTGGGGCTCATAATGATCAGAAGGATGTAAGATTGGCTGTTTCTCCTGGAAAAG TGGAGGGTCGTAGAGAAAACCAAGAAGAGTACGCAGAGAGGGAAGATTTCAGCTTCGGAAACAGAGAGATTATGAACAGTAACAACAACAATGGCGGAGCTGAGAAAGTCGGCGATGTTAAACCCAAAACCATGCCACCCACCAGTGTCATGACAAGGCTCATCTTGATCATGGTTTGGAGAAAGCTCATCAGAAACCCCAACACTTACTCCAGTTTGATCGGCCTCACTTGGTCCTTAGTTTCATTCAG GTGGAACGTTGAAATGCCAGCCATTGTTGCAAAATCGATATCTATACTATCAGATGCAGGGCTTGGAATGGCCATGTTTAGTCTCG GGTTGTTCATGGCTTTGCAACCAAGAATCATAGCATGTGGGAATAGCATAGCAGCCTTTTCCATGGCCGTGAGATTCCTTACAGGACCAGCTGTTATGGCTGTTGCTTCCATTGCTGTTGGCCTTAGAGGAGTTCTCTTACGTGTTGCCATTGTCCAg GCAGCTCTCCCACAAGGAATTGTCCCCTTCGTGTTTGCCAAAGAGTACAACGTACACCCCGACATTCTTAGCACCGG GGTTATCTTTGGGATGTTGATTGCTTTACCGATCACGCTTGTTTACTACATATTGCTGGGGATTTGA
- the LOC111783115 gene encoding ERAD-associated E3 ubiquitin-protein ligase component HRD3A-like — protein MQIRMQLQARRLQLIFLIICLCSFFINARPFLIVISQDDLKDAASPDDSSDSANYDSAEWDEFGEPESQNAAQELDPGTWRPIFEPDSPASDPDAPEDLYYTALGKMMTAVSSGDLRLMEDAVGDIDQVAVESGDPHAQSVLGLLYGTGIMKETNKAKAFMYHYFAAEGNKQSKMALAYSYFRQEMYEKAVKLYAELAEVAINSLLVSKDSPVIEPVRIHNGAEENKQALRKSRGEEDEDFQILEYQAQKGNAGAMYRIGLFYYFGLRGLRRDHAKALIWFSKAVDKGEPKSMELLGEIYARGAGVERDYTKALQWLTRASKHPSFSAYNGIGYLYVKGYGVEKNFTKAKEYFEKAANNDESGGHYNLGVMYLKGIGVKRDVKKACTHFIVAANAGQPKAFYQLAKMFHTGVGLKRNIPMASALYKLVAERGPWSSLSRWALESYLKSDIGKAFFLYARMAELGYEVAQSNAAWILDKYGEQSMCLGESGFCTDAELHQRAHSLWWQASEQGNEHAALLIGDAYYYGRGTDVDYDRAAEAYMHAKSQLNAQAMFNLGYMHEHGLGLPFDLHLAKRYYDQALELDPAARLPVKLALASLWLRKNHADSFLVHVIDSLPEVYPKIDIWVEDVLLEEGNATILTLFACLLTVLYLRERQRRHAVVRAAAAAAAAEAVPLHPNDHVAAQN, from the exons ATGCAGATTAGGATGCAACTGCAAGCTCGTAGGCttcagttaatttttttaattatatgtcTATGTTCTTTTTTCATCAACGCTCGTCCGTTTCTCATTGTCATCTCTCAAGATGACCTCAAGGATGCTGCGTCGCCCGACGACTCCTCCGATTCAGCGAACTACGACTCGGCCGAGTGGGACGAGTTCGGGGAGCCTGAATCTCAAAACGCCGCCCAGGAGCTTGACCCCGGTACTTGGCGCCCGATTTTTGAACCGGATTCTCCCGCCTCTGACCCCGACGCGCCGGAGGATCTGTACTACACTGCGTTAGGGAAGATGATGACAGCGGTGAGCTCTGGTGACCTGAGGTTGATGGAGGATGCGGTAGGGGATATTGATCAAGTTGCGGTGGAGAGTGGGGATCCGCACGCGCAATCGGTGCTAGGGTTATTGTATGGAACGGGGATAATGAAGGAGACGAATAAGGCTAAGGCGTTTATGTATCATTATTTTGCCGCGGAAGGGAATAAGCAATCTAAGATGGCTCTTGCATATAGTTACTTCAGGCAAGAA ATGTATGAAAAAGCAGTTAAGCTTTATGCTGAGTTAGCAGAGGTAGCCATTAATAGTTTATTAGTTTCCAAGGATTCTCCAGTAATTGAACCTGTGAGGATCCATAATGGAGCAGAGGAGAACAAGCAGGCCTTGAGAAAGTCTCGAGGAGAGGAGGACGAGGACTTCCAAATTTTGGAATATCAGGCGCAGAAGGGTAATGCTGGAGCCATGTATAGAATTGGGCTATTTTACTACTTTGGACTTAGAGGGTTGAGGCGTGATCATGCAAAAGCATTGATCTGGTTTTCCAAGGCCGTGGATAAAGGTGAACCAAAGTCTATGGAACTACTTGGAGAGATATATGCAAGGGGCGCCGGAGTCGAAAGGGATTATACTAAGGCACTTCAATGGCTAACTCGTGCATCCAAGCATCCATCATTTTCTGCTTATAATGGCATAGGATATTTATACGTTAAGGGTTATGGAGTGGAGAAAAACTTTACCAAG GCCAAGGAGTACTTTGAAAAGGCTGCCAATAACGACGAGTCTGGTGGTCATTATAATCTAGGAGTTATGTATCTTAAAGGAATTGGGGTAAAGAGAGATGTGAAGAAGGCATGTACTCATTTTATAGTGGCTGCAAATGCTGGACAACCAAAGGCATTCTACCAGCTGGCGAAGATGTTTCATACTGGTGTTGGGCTCAAGAGGAACATTCCTATG GCTAGTGCTTTATACAAATTAGTAGCTGAACGAGGGCCTTGGAGTTCATTGTCTAGATGGGCATTGGAATCATATCTGAAAAGTGATATTGGCAAGGCATTCTTCTTGTACGCAAGAATGGCTGAGCTAGGATATGAGGTGGCACAAAGCAATGCAGCATGGATACTTGACAAATatggagaacaaagcatgtgtCTGGGAGAATCTGGCTTTTGCACAGATGCAGAACTACATCAGAGAGCTCATTCTCTTTGGTGGCAAGCATCCGAGCAGGGCAACGAACACGCTGCTTTACTGATTGGGGATGCATATTACTACGGTCGG GGAACCGACGTAGATTATGATCGTGCTGCTGAAGCATACATGCATGCTAAATCCCAACTAAATGCACAAGCCATGTTCAACCTTGGTTACATGCATGAACATGGTCTAGGCCTTCCGTTTGACCTTCACCTAGCCAAGCGTTACTATGACCAAGCTCTGGAACTTGATCCAGCTGCCAGGTTGCCAGTCAAGCTGGCCCTAGCAAGCCTGTGGTTAAGGAAGAATCATGCCGACAGTTTTCTG GTCCATGTGATCGATTCGTTGCCAGAAGTGTATCCAAAGATTGATATATGGGTGGAGGATGTACTGTTGGAGGAAGGAAATGCAACAATTCTAACTCTATTTGCCTGCCTCCTCACTGTCCTATATCTTAGAGAGCGGCAACGGAGGCATGCAGTTGTAcgggctgctgctgctgctgctgctgctgaggcTGTGCCACTCCACCCCAATGATCACGTGGCTGCACAAAATTAA
- the LOC111783721 gene encoding Down syndrome critical region protein 3 homolog isoform X1, whose protein sequence is MAVEIRLSRTNRIYRPSEHLQGQIIVNSRSSISHYGISLLLNGSVNLQVRGGSAGVIESVYGVIKPLSIVNRSIEVRPSGKLPSGTTEIPFSVILRQPSENLGKFYETFHGTDINIQYLVTVGISRGYLHKSLSATIEFIVESDTADFLERPLSSEMVIFYITQDTQRHPLLPELKSGGFRVTGKMATLCSLSDPITGELTVEASAVPISSIDIHLCRVESVILGERIITETSVIQTTQIADGDVCRNITLPIYAILPRLLTCPTVFAGPFSIEFKVYIVITFQSELSKLHPKTDPRTPRLWLAIESLPLELLRCRSDD, encoded by the exons ATGGCAGTAGAGATCAGGCTCTCTCGAACTAATCGTATCTACAGGCCTTCT GAACATCTTCAAGGCCAAATCATCGTCAATTCTCGTTCCTCGATTTCCCACTATGGGATTAGCCTCCTTCTCAATGGATCCGTCAATTTGCAG gttCGTGGAGGATCTGCGGGAGTTATTGAGTCGGTTTACGGTGTCATCAAGCCTCTTTCGATAGT GAATCGGAGCATTGAGGTAAGACCATCTGGAAAGCTTCCTTCAGGTACAACCGAG ATTCCATTTTCCGTGATTCTGAGACAGCCAAGTGAAAACTTGGGAAAATTCTACGAGACTTTCCATGGAACTGACATAAACATTCAG TATTTAGTAACTGTAGGTATAAGTAGAGGCTACCTACACAAGTCATTATCTGCCACGATCGAGTTTATAGTTGAAAGTGATACAG CTGATTTTCTCGAGCGGCCGTTGTCCTCTGAGATGGTTATCTTTTACATCACTCAGGATACGCAAAGGCATCCACTACTTCCTGAATTAAAATCAG GTGGTTTTCGAGTGACTGGGAAAATGGCAACTCTGTGCTCTCTTTCAGATCCCATCACTGGTGAATTAACTGTTGAAGCATCTGCAGTTCCCATTAGTTCAATTGACATTCACTTGTGTCGTGTGGAATCTGTTATTCTTGGGGAGAGAATCATAACTGAAACCTCAGTGATCCAAACTACCCAG ATAGCAGATGGAGATGTCTGTCGCAACATTACTCTGCCCATTTATGCTATACTACCCCGTCTTTTAACTTGCCCAACAGTCTTTGCGGG TCCATTTTCAATTGAATTCAAAGTTTACATCGTTATAACCTTTCAATCAGAGCTATCAAAGTTACATCCCAAGACTGATCCAAGAACTCCAAGACTATGG CTTGCCATTGAATCTCTCCCACTAGAGCTTCTTCGATGTCGGTCAGACGATTAG